One window from the genome of Paenibacillus azoreducens encodes:
- a CDS encoding Gfo/Idh/MocA family protein encodes MKEQKVKAVLIGAGARGGSYARYALDYPHELEIVAVAEADPVRRARFAEKHNIPPERCYKSWELLLKEPRLAEIAFICTQDQMHYDPTMQALQQKYHVMLEKPMSPSPAECIEMELMAQKQNRQLTICHVLRYTPFWSTLKQVIQEGKIGEIVSIQLNENVGYWHIAHSFVRGNWNNSDTSSPMILAKSCHDMDVLSWLMDRPCERVSSFGSLKYFHEGNAPAGSGDRCLDCAVEPTCAYSAPRFYLSDEFRGWAGHFTPELTKPNIIQGLKETDYGRCVFRSDNNVVDHQVVNMEFEGGATAMFSMCGFTFEQERRIQIMGTQGELRGEEDRITLYDFLTHKKTTIEIPSQTSGHGGGDSGIVRDFLNQVRGRSDRESLTSASASVRSHMIAFAAEASRLDRGQSIELNEFMNQYRPDSIQTN; translated from the coding sequence ATGAAAGAGCAAAAGGTTAAGGCTGTTTTGATCGGAGCGGGAGCTAGGGGCGGCAGTTACGCCAGATATGCCTTGGATTATCCGCATGAACTTGAAATTGTTGCCGTCGCAGAAGCCGACCCTGTGCGCCGGGCAAGATTTGCGGAAAAGCACAATATTCCGCCAGAGCGCTGCTATAAATCCTGGGAGCTGCTGCTGAAGGAACCCCGATTGGCCGAGATTGCATTCATTTGTACGCAGGATCAAATGCACTATGATCCGACCATGCAGGCTTTGCAGCAAAAATACCACGTGATGCTGGAAAAGCCGATGTCGCCGTCGCCGGCAGAGTGCATCGAAATGGAGCTGATGGCGCAGAAACAAAACCGGCAGCTCACGATCTGCCATGTGCTTCGGTATACGCCATTTTGGAGTACCCTCAAGCAAGTGATCCAGGAAGGGAAAATCGGCGAAATCGTCTCGATCCAGCTGAATGAAAATGTTGGGTATTGGCATATCGCCCACAGCTTTGTGCGCGGGAACTGGAACAACTCCGATACTTCCAGTCCGATGATTCTGGCCAAATCCTGTCATGACATGGATGTTCTCTCCTGGCTGATGGACCGGCCATGTGAAAGGGTCAGCTCATTCGGCTCCCTGAAATATTTCCATGAGGGAAATGCGCCGGCCGGGTCCGGCGATCGTTGTCTGGATTGCGCCGTGGAGCCTACTTGCGCTTATTCAGCGCCCCGTTTCTATCTGAGCGATGAATTCCGGGGCTGGGCGGGTCATTTCACGCCGGAACTGACGAAACCGAATATTATACAGGGCTTAAAGGAAACGGACTACGGACGCTGCGTATTTAGAAGCGACAATAATGTCGTCGACCATCAGGTGGTGAATATGGAGTTCGAAGGCGGAGCGACTGCGATGTTCAGCATGTGCGGATTTACGTTCGAGCAGGAACGGAGAATTCAGATCATGGGGACGCAAGGAGAGCTGCGCGGCGAAGAAGATCGGATCACGCTGTATGATTTTCTTACACATAAGAAAACGACGATTGAGATTCCTTCCCAAACCAGCGGGCATGGCGGCGGCGACAGCGGTATCGTCCGGGATTTCCTGAACCAGGTACGAGGAAGAAGCGACCGGGAAAGCTTGACTTCCGCCTCTGCTTCCGTCCGCAGCCATATGATCGCTTTTGCCGCGGAAGCTTCCCGCTTGGATCGCGGGCAGTCCATCGAATTAAATGAGTTTATGAATCAATATAGGCCGGACTCTATTCAAACAAACTAG
- the ric gene encoding iron-sulfur cluster repair di-iron protein: MSQFTLETQVSDIVTAIPQTADLFRTLRIDYCCGGKVPLEEAAIKRKLDPEAVLEQLKHVESEFINYQESRPASLTGLELMDYIKHKHHAFLRDELPAMTPYVTKLARVHGGHHPELLRVEEIFAELKKELLEHTEDEEQNVFPLMSEYFTEQGHEISAALKQQITELVDEHEQAGNLLKELREITSDFGVPADACGTYRLVYQRLANLEKDTFEHIHLENNILFKPFRTGLQ; the protein is encoded by the coding sequence ATGAGTCAATTTACGCTTGAAACCCAGGTGTCCGATATTGTAACAGCCATTCCCCAAACCGCTGATCTATTCCGCACGCTCCGGATCGATTATTGCTGCGGGGGCAAGGTACCTTTGGAAGAGGCGGCTATAAAAAGAAAACTGGATCCGGAAGCTGTGCTGGAGCAGTTGAAGCATGTCGAGTCCGAGTTCATCAATTATCAGGAAAGCCGTCCGGCATCGCTTACCGGTCTGGAACTGATGGATTATATCAAGCATAAGCATCATGCCTTTTTGCGCGATGAGCTGCCGGCGATGACGCCTTACGTCACGAAACTGGCCCGTGTTCATGGGGGACATCATCCTGAGCTTTTACGGGTAGAGGAAATCTTCGCGGAACTGAAAAAAGAATTGCTTGAACATACGGAGGATGAGGAGCAGAATGTATTCCCGCTAATGAGCGAATACTTCACTGAACAGGGTCATGAAATTTCAGCCGCGTTGAAGCAGCAAATAACGGAGCTAGTAGATGAGCATGAGCAAGCAGGAAACCTGCTGAAGGAGCTTCGGGAAATTACATCCGATTTTGGAGTTCCGGCGGATGCATGCGGCACCTATCGTCTTGTGTATCAGCGCTTGGCGAATCTTGAAAAAGACACTTTTGAACATATTCATTTGGAAAATAACATATTGTTCAAACCGTTTCGTACGGGTCTGCAATAA
- a CDS encoding helix-turn-helix transcriptional regulator: MEIVDIVKKHAPITSEQIAEMLNLARPTIRSDLSILVSLEYIDAKPKVGYFPGSRRMAEGEIKSGLMEIKVGDIHSAPIIVRETTTIHDAVVTLFLENVGHLIVTDEDGKLVGIVSRKDMLKVTLGNAAASTMPVSFIMTRGANVVTVSPEDSVLDAARKIIAHQVDSLPVVIPAESGLDGEVRVVGRISKTNIIRTLLDLLSPE; the protein is encoded by the coding sequence TTGGAAATTGTAGATATCGTAAAGAAGCACGCTCCCATTACGAGTGAGCAAATTGCTGAAATGCTGAACTTGGCCCGGCCGACGATCCGCTCGGACTTATCGATTTTGGTGAGTCTTGAATATATTGACGCCAAACCGAAGGTCGGGTATTTTCCAGGTTCGCGGCGAATGGCTGAGGGTGAAATCAAGTCGGGGCTGATGGAGATTAAAGTCGGCGATATTCACAGCGCGCCAATCATTGTCCGGGAAACGACGACGATTCATGATGCGGTGGTGACGCTGTTTTTGGAAAATGTGGGACATCTGATCGTAACCGACGAGGACGGCAAGCTTGTGGGAATCGTATCCCGAAAAGATATGCTGAAGGTAACGCTGGGCAATGCCGCGGCATCCACCATGCCCGTGAGTTTTATCATGACCCGTGGGGCTAATGTGGTCACCGTGTCGCCGGAGGATTCCGTCTTGGATGCGGCACGTAAAATCATCGCGCATCAGGTTGACAGCCTGCCGGTTGTGATCCCGGCCGAATCCGGTTTGGATGGGGAGGTCCGGGTGGTTGGGCGGATCTCCAAAACCAATATCATACGAACATTACTCGATCTATTATCACCGGAATAA
- a CDS encoding phosphotransferase: protein MSHIQYNLQFEALCRQLRLGEVIGIPEAISGGFLHRMYAVETATGKYAIKALNPQIMLRPTAMANYIASEDIARIAAGKVGALPAIRANGTCLHEIEDQYYLVFDWIDGSSLTSAEITPEHCMKMGDVLAELHLTDFSGLNIPDHRSEGAQLINWNRYLQLGRVNDAEWLNLLLANQAMLAEWNAQAIESENLLSADLVISHRDLDPKNVLWNQGRPIVIDWEAAGYVNPMKELIETAMYWSENTIGLTDQEKFTALINGYKQRYGSPQANWSIVLAGIFGGKLDWLEYNLKRSLWIECTDPQEQRIGTVQVTETIQGIKRYADAIPQIVNWLR, encoded by the coding sequence ATGAGCCACATTCAGTATAATCTGCAATTTGAAGCACTGTGCCGCCAGCTGCGGTTAGGCGAGGTCATTGGAATCCCTGAAGCAATATCAGGCGGATTTTTGCACCGAATGTATGCCGTAGAAACGGCAACAGGCAAATATGCGATCAAAGCGTTAAACCCGCAAATTATGCTTAGGCCAACCGCAATGGCAAACTATATCGCATCCGAGGACATCGCCAGAATTGCGGCAGGTAAAGTAGGCGCGCTTCCGGCCATAAGAGCAAACGGCACCTGCCTGCACGAGATCGAAGATCAATATTATCTTGTCTTTGATTGGATTGATGGATCAAGCCTGACATCTGCCGAAATCACGCCGGAACATTGTATGAAAATGGGGGACGTGCTCGCAGAATTGCATTTGACTGATTTTTCAGGGTTAAACATCCCAGATCACCGATCAGAGGGCGCGCAGCTTATAAACTGGAACCGTTATTTGCAGCTTGGCCGGGTGAACGATGCGGAGTGGTTAAATCTGCTTCTTGCAAATCAAGCCATGCTTGCGGAGTGGAATGCACAAGCAATTGAATCAGAAAACCTTCTTTCTGCAGATCTGGTAATCAGCCATAGAGATCTAGATCCAAAAAATGTACTGTGGAACCAAGGACGCCCGATCGTTATCGATTGGGAGGCAGCGGGTTACGTAAACCCGATGAAAGAGCTGATTGAGACCGCAATGTATTGGTCTGAAAATACAATAGGGCTGACGGATCAAGAAAAATTCACGGCTTTAATCAATGGCTATAAGCAAAGATACGGTTCGCCTCAGGCGAATTGGAGTATCGTGCTAGCTGGTATTTTCGGGGGCAAGCTGGATTGGCTGGAATATAACTTAAAGCGGTCTTTATGGATTGAATGCACGGATCCTCAAGAACAGCGGATAGGGACCGTTCAAGTGACGGAAACGATCCAGGGGATCAAACGTTACGCTGACGCGATTCCCCAAATCGTAAATTGGCTGAGATAA
- a CDS encoding alpha/beta hydrolase, producing MVEEFTVKISSLKRSRKIRVFLPNEYENNDKKYRVLYMHDAQNLFQDEDSFFGTSWRILDCVKKSGLELIVVGIDCNGEGTKRFDELGPWISDKRINEGLFIDKSIDLGGEGEQYIDFIVNELKPLIDNKYRTVKSDTAMAGSSSGGLISTYAMCKYPSIFNRVAALSNAFWLCQKEIENLAEKCDLTNVKRFYFDVGTKEQTATFGPDVYIDSNISFKNVIEKKGLHYRFEIVEGAEHNEVAWRERFPEILKYLYQGE from the coding sequence ATGGTTGAAGAATTTACAGTCAAGATATCATCTTTGAAAAGAAGTAGAAAAATCCGTGTTTTTCTTCCAAATGAATATGAAAATAATGATAAGAAATATCGGGTTTTATATATGCACGATGCTCAAAATTTATTTCAGGATGAGGACTCTTTTTTTGGGACAAGCTGGAGGATACTGGATTGTGTAAAAAAGAGTGGACTGGAACTTATTGTCGTCGGTATTGATTGTAACGGAGAAGGAACAAAACGTTTTGACGAATTGGGACCTTGGATTAGCGATAAAAGAATTAATGAAGGTTTATTCATCGATAAATCAATAGATTTAGGTGGAGAAGGGGAACAGTACATAGATTTTATCGTAAACGAATTAAAGCCTTTGATTGATAATAAATACAGGACCGTAAAAAGTGATACCGCTATGGCTGGGAGCTCGTCAGGTGGACTAATATCTACTTATGCCATGTGTAAATATCCCTCAATATTCAATAGAGTTGCCGCACTATCAAACGCTTTTTGGTTATGTCAAAAGGAAATCGAAAACCTGGCTGAAAAATGTGACCTAACAAACGTAAAAAGGTTTTATTTTGATGTAGGAACAAAGGAACAAACTGCAACATTTGGACCGGATGTTTATATTGACTCTAACATTTCCTTCAAGAATGTAATCGAAAAAAAGGGTCTTCATTATCGTTTTGAAATTGTAGAAGGCGCTGAGCATAATGAGGTTGCTTGGCGAGAACGTTTCCCCGAAATACTTAAGTACCTGTACCAAGGAGAATAG
- a CDS encoding cache domain-containing sensor histidine kinase, with translation MQSWRRLRHHIRDLKFQTKIKLAFLLISMIPVIVLGGFCFSETRSLLIEQSKSDLNAALNQSALTLNNQLEVYNKIMNFLSFNQSIVNAANHTYTSTFEMYDQLVNVIDQNFYTARNLNSGIERLTLYTGSNLHQHGQTVHPLDDIKAAEWYPDVMKTTQVLWFSDDTNMYCVRRILNTKQKNPKNNILFARVQHDSLFAPFESLEAQGAEILIQDAKGRVVYSSEHGQKHPTFRAADPSHVEMQWNGQNFTVLQTDISTSGWKVYLYKPTGLITRSAWWIVSTVIFMIVACIAAVAVAGTLFSRKFITRIEQLRNNMKTVEEGSLEVNVVSDSKDEVGDLIRGFGNMVDKTKVLIKKVYVEEIARKEYEMKALQAQINPHFLYNSLSIINWRALRIRATDISEMAQLLSTFYRTTLNKGNNMILVSDEILNVQSYMKIQLIMHSKSFEVEYQTDEAIFPYHMPNLMLQPLIENAIIHGIENRDQGGKIMLSGKLENGCIVFRVEDNGIGIPPDRLSQLLESPSKGYGLKNVHERAKVMYGPEYGITINSIVHLGTEVTLKLPAGE, from the coding sequence ATGCAAAGCTGGCGGAGGCTTCGACACCATATTCGCGACCTGAAATTTCAAACGAAAATCAAGCTTGCCTTTTTGCTGATCAGCATGATTCCTGTCATCGTGCTTGGAGGATTCTGCTTCTCGGAAACGAGATCGCTACTGATCGAACAGTCCAAATCCGATTTGAACGCGGCCTTGAACCAAAGCGCGCTTACCTTAAACAACCAGCTGGAAGTTTATAATAAAATCATGAACTTTCTCAGCTTTAACCAAAGTATCGTAAACGCCGCCAATCATACGTATACCAGCACTTTTGAAATGTACGACCAATTGGTCAATGTCATTGACCAAAATTTTTATACGGCGCGGAATTTGAACTCTGGCATCGAACGGCTCACATTATATACCGGATCGAATCTGCATCAGCATGGACAAACCGTCCACCCTCTTGATGACATTAAAGCTGCCGAATGGTATCCGGATGTGATGAAGACAACCCAGGTGCTGTGGTTTTCCGATGATACTAACATGTACTGCGTTCGCCGCATTTTGAATACCAAACAAAAAAATCCGAAAAACAACATTTTGTTTGCGCGTGTTCAACACGACAGTTTGTTTGCTCCATTCGAATCCCTGGAGGCGCAAGGAGCGGAAATTCTGATTCAAGATGCCAAAGGACGGGTCGTTTATTCCTCCGAACATGGACAGAAGCACCCTACTTTCCGCGCGGCGGACCCATCGCATGTTGAAATGCAGTGGAATGGCCAAAATTTCACCGTTTTGCAAACCGATATCTCCACATCAGGCTGGAAGGTATATTTATATAAACCAACCGGTCTTATTACCCGATCGGCATGGTGGATCGTCTCTACGGTTATTTTCATGATTGTCGCCTGCATCGCGGCGGTCGCCGTGGCTGGCACACTTTTTTCGCGTAAATTCATTACACGGATTGAGCAGCTGCGCAACAATATGAAAACGGTGGAAGAAGGTTCCCTGGAAGTAAATGTCGTAAGCGATTCGAAGGATGAGGTCGGGGATTTAATTCGGGGATTCGGTAACATGGTAGATAAAACGAAAGTATTGATCAAAAAAGTTTATGTTGAGGAGATCGCTAGAAAAGAATATGAAATGAAAGCATTGCAGGCGCAAATCAATCCTCATTTCCTCTATAATTCCCTTTCGATCATCAACTGGCGGGCACTGCGGATTCGGGCGACGGACATAAGCGAAATGGCTCAGCTGCTGTCTACCTTTTACCGAACGACACTCAACAAAGGCAATAATATGATATTGGTGTCGGACGAGATTCTAAACGTTCAGTCCTATATGAAAATCCAGTTGATCATGCATAGCAAGAGCTTCGAAGTGGAGTACCAAACAGATGAAGCGATTTTCCCGTATCACATGCCGAACCTAATGCTTCAACCGCTTATTGAAAATGCAATCATTCACGGTATTGAAAATAGGGATCAAGGCGGTAAAATCATGTTATCAGGCAAACTGGAGAACGGGTGTATCGTATTTCGGGTTGAGGACAACGGGATCGGGATTCCGCCGGATCGGCTGTCCCAGCTGCTGGAATCCCCAAGCAAAGGATATGGGCTCAAAAATGTGCATGAACGCGCCAAAGTGATGTACGGCCCCGAATACGGGATAACGATAAACAGCATCGTCCATTTGGGAACGGAGGTCACACTGAAGCTGCCTGCGGGCGAATAA
- a CDS encoding response regulator gives MLTILVVDDHKEEREGIAFLLQELGFPLKLQVAENGRKALEYLQQHAVDILFTDVRMPQMDGLQLTRQVLQLHPKTKVIIFSGYAEFEYAKTAITLGVSDYLLKPVNVEAFEATISKVIGELTQQQQQDETSQMTRAYVKKHILFTLVNGIGEPASVQDLLPDLPDRYQGMLLLEFEKEFFENAGPQFEDYLLSQLGAAADYLNLNGCQSLLLFPEGNGVPSHTSLRELALRIHDNILLEYKVNCYLSIKDGPVAIYSLAEVLPELEHWMEYRFFLPDTFVFDAKNELLFSEQSIPDVSDSQLLEQIRIHLKERDLFSLKSAAELLYQKYDRQVQYSQLYVKHIFSTVYEHIMSNVDAAQKEINLGIEKIYRAEDLRDIKSILDQGMTLLAVESSSMEPALNRDIMATKQYIEENYAADLSLELLAAKVYLSPHYLSSTFKKQTGCGINKYIKNVRMQKAKEMLTHTHLKIADICGAVGYRNISYFCQNFRDFYGHTPEKFRQVNQKTFELVEE, from the coding sequence ATGTTAACGATATTGGTGGTAGACGATCATAAGGAAGAACGTGAAGGGATTGCTTTTCTCCTTCAGGAGTTGGGATTCCCCCTCAAGCTGCAGGTGGCCGAGAACGGACGAAAAGCGCTCGAATATTTGCAGCAGCATGCTGTCGATATTTTGTTTACGGATGTCAGAATGCCGCAGATGGATGGGTTGCAGCTAACCCGGCAGGTACTACAACTCCACCCAAAAACCAAGGTGATTATCTTCAGCGGTTATGCTGAATTCGAATATGCCAAAACCGCGATTACGCTTGGCGTCTCCGATTACTTGCTTAAACCGGTGAATGTGGAGGCATTTGAGGCGACGATAAGCAAAGTTATCGGCGAATTAACCCAGCAGCAGCAGCAGGATGAAACCTCGCAAATGACCCGAGCCTATGTGAAAAAGCATATTCTTTTTACGCTGGTCAACGGCATCGGGGAACCCGCTTCCGTCCAGGATCTTTTGCCGGATCTGCCTGATCGCTATCAGGGAATGCTGCTGCTTGAATTTGAGAAAGAATTTTTTGAAAATGCCGGCCCGCAATTCGAAGATTACCTGCTTTCCCAATTGGGAGCCGCTGCCGATTATTTGAATTTGAACGGATGCCAAAGCCTGCTCTTGTTTCCGGAAGGAAACGGGGTTCCATCGCACACATCGTTGCGGGAGTTGGCCTTGCGCATACATGACAACATTCTGCTTGAATATAAAGTGAATTGTTACCTTTCTATTAAAGATGGCCCTGTTGCGATTTATTCATTGGCCGAAGTACTGCCCGAATTGGAGCACTGGATGGAATATCGATTTTTCCTGCCGGATACCTTCGTCTTTGACGCAAAAAACGAATTGCTGTTCTCCGAGCAGTCAATTCCCGATGTATCAGACAGTCAGCTACTGGAACAAATCCGCATCCATCTGAAGGAGCGGGATCTGTTCAGCTTAAAATCCGCGGCAGAACTGCTTTACCAAAAATACGATAGACAAGTGCAATATTCGCAATTATACGTCAAACACATCTTTTCCACGGTCTACGAACATATCATGTCTAACGTGGATGCAGCGCAAAAAGAGATCAATCTCGGGATAGAGAAGATATACAGGGCCGAAGACTTAAGGGATATCAAGAGTATTTTAGATCAAGGCATGACCTTGCTTGCGGTAGAATCGAGCAGCATGGAACCTGCACTCAACCGGGATATCATGGCGACCAAACAATATATAGAAGAGAACTACGCGGCAGATTTAAGTCTGGAGCTGCTTGCAGCCAAAGTGTATTTGTCCCCCCATTACCTGAGTTCAACCTTTAAAAAGCAGACAGGCTGCGGAATCAATAAATATATTAAAAATGTCCGAATGCAAAAAGCGAAAGAGATGCTTACCCATACGCATTTGAAAATCGCGGATATATGCGGTGCCGTCGGTTACCGGAATATTTCCTACTTCTGCCAAAACTTCAGGGACTTTTATGGGCATACACCGGAGAAATTCAGGCAGGTTAACCAGAAAACCTTTGAGCTTGTGGAGGAATAA
- a CDS encoding extracellular solute-binding protein, whose translation MLLKTKRTCSVVFAALLAASLVGCQNSDNADSTSSKANLDDPAWKEAVTTPFGKYPETVTFSVGQMATNYTSLAGTPYAKDNATNNVWTRYFKDKLNVQNTTKFEANDGADYGQKVSMAIVSGEIPDVMVVPDYATLQQLYENDLIADLTDAYDKTASDRIKEIYDSYGGRVLDSAKFDGKLMAIPTTEISHGPGILWLRKDWMDQLGLKEPKTMEDVENIVSQFIEKDPGKNGPGKTVGLVVDNENVADISGGQYSLNNIFALYGAFPKQWIDDGSGKAVYGSVQPEMKPALAKLADMYKKGLIDRQFAVRTGDDRKALLTGGKSGSFLDNWWGSWTVADSLKLNKDAQWVSYVAPKAEDGSLTMFTGNPTSSYLVVRKGFEHPELAVKMISLQYDYQRYQEKDEATLKAFDDYSAHNVSGSPIIVNIDYYDAFYRNVDTMKQALETGDTSKLISNMDISNYNSYKKYVDSEKKGEAPDPNAWAGYTASITTASMVKDASIKEINPLFFGTTPSMSLKWPTLTKMELEMYLKIITGEQTPDAFDKFVDSWKKTGGDIITKEVNDALASK comes from the coding sequence ATGTTATTAAAAACGAAGCGTACCTGCTCCGTCGTGTTTGCCGCTTTACTGGCCGCTTCTCTGGTCGGTTGCCAAAACTCCGATAATGCAGACAGCACTTCTTCGAAGGCCAACTTGGATGACCCTGCTTGGAAAGAAGCTGTAACGACACCATTTGGCAAATATCCTGAAACGGTTACGTTTTCGGTCGGGCAAATGGCAACGAATTATACTTCGCTGGCGGGTACGCCATATGCGAAGGACAATGCTACGAATAATGTCTGGACCCGATATTTTAAGGACAAGCTTAACGTGCAGAACACGACCAAGTTTGAAGCCAATGACGGCGCGGACTATGGCCAAAAGGTTTCGATGGCGATCGTCAGCGGCGAAATTCCGGATGTGATGGTCGTTCCGGACTACGCAACCCTGCAGCAGCTGTACGAAAACGATCTGATTGCAGATCTTACGGATGCTTATGACAAAACGGCAAGCGACCGGATTAAAGAGATCTATGATTCTTACGGCGGCCGCGTGCTGGACAGCGCGAAATTTGACGGCAAGCTGATGGCTATCCCAACGACGGAAATCTCGCACGGTCCCGGGATCCTGTGGTTGCGGAAGGACTGGATGGATCAATTGGGGCTTAAAGAGCCGAAAACTATGGAAGACGTAGAAAACATCGTTAGCCAATTTATCGAAAAAGATCCGGGTAAAAACGGACCGGGTAAAACGGTAGGCCTTGTGGTGGATAATGAAAACGTGGCCGACATTTCGGGCGGTCAATATTCGCTCAATAATATTTTTGCTTTGTACGGCGCATTTCCTAAGCAGTGGATTGACGACGGCAGCGGAAAAGCGGTATACGGTTCGGTACAGCCGGAAATGAAACCTGCGCTTGCCAAATTGGCTGACATGTACAAAAAGGGCCTGATCGATCGTCAATTCGCCGTTCGTACGGGCGATGACCGCAAAGCGCTCTTGACCGGCGGAAAAAGCGGTTCCTTCCTGGATAACTGGTGGGGCAGCTGGACGGTGGCGGACTCCCTGAAGCTGAATAAGGATGCCCAATGGGTGTCTTATGTCGCTCCTAAGGCCGAAGACGGTTCGCTGACGATGTTCACCGGCAACCCGACAAGCAGCTATCTGGTTGTCCGCAAAGGTTTCGAACATCCGGAACTTGCAGTTAAAATGATCAGTCTCCAATACGATTATCAGCGTTACCAAGAGAAAGACGAAGCGACTTTAAAAGCTTTTGACGATTACAGCGCACATAACGTATCCGGCTCTCCGATCATCGTCAACATCGATTATTACGATGCCTTTTACCGCAATGTCGACACGATGAAACAGGCTTTGGAAACGGGTGATACAAGCAAACTCATCAGCAACATGGATATCAGCAACTATAACTCTTACAAGAAATATGTGGATAGCGAGAAAAAAGGAGAAGCTCCCGATCCTAATGCATGGGCCGGATATACAGCCAGCATTACGACAGCGAGCATGGTTAAAGATGCCAGCATCAAGGAAATCAACCCGTTATTTTTCGGAACGACGCCTTCGATGTCACTCAAATGGCCGACATTAACCAAAATGGAGCTTGAAATGTATTTGAAGATCATTACCGGTGAACAAACGCCGGATGCATTCGATAAATTCGTCGATAGCTGGAAAAAGACCGGCGGCGACATCATCACGAAGGAAGTAAACGATGCGCTTGCTTCCAAATGA
- a CDS encoding ABC transporter permease, whose amino-acid sequence MRNKKDQAAFHFMMLPGMIFLIIFSFIPMFGIVMAFQNYIPAKGISGSSWVGLDNFKFMLQIPDSKQIFANTIIIAVWKIIVGTLVSIIFALLLNEIRVRFAKRFMQTVVYLPNFLSWAILATVVMNIFSYEGPINAFLGWFGIDPILFMASNDWFRPMLVLTDVWKGFGYGSIIYLASLTSIDPGQYEAASIDGANRFKQLWYITLPGLMPTIILVTTLNLPNVLNAGFDQIFNLYNPLVYQSADIIDTYVYRVGLVERQYSLGTAVGLLRSVVGIILILSANKLAQKFTDYRIF is encoded by the coding sequence ATGAGGAATAAAAAAGATCAGGCAGCTTTCCACTTCATGATGTTGCCTGGCATGATATTTCTGATTATATTCTCGTTTATTCCGATGTTCGGGATTGTGATGGCTTTTCAAAATTACATTCCTGCCAAAGGGATCAGCGGGTCGTCGTGGGTGGGGCTCGATAATTTCAAGTTTATGCTCCAAATCCCCGACAGTAAGCAGATTTTTGCCAATACAATCATCATTGCCGTGTGGAAAATTATCGTAGGAACTTTGGTATCTATCATCTTTGCTCTCTTGCTCAACGAGATCCGGGTACGTTTTGCCAAACGCTTCATGCAAACCGTAGTATATCTGCCGAATTTCCTGTCCTGGGCCATTCTGGCTACCGTCGTGATGAATATCTTTTCATACGAAGGTCCGATCAATGCGTTCTTGGGATGGTTTGGCATTGACCCGATCCTGTTTATGGCCAGCAATGACTGGTTCAGACCGATGCTGGTGCTCACGGATGTGTGGAAAGGTTTCGGTTACGGTTCCATCATTTATCTGGCGTCACTGACATCGATCGACCCGGGGCAATACGAAGCGGCTTCCATCGATGGAGCCAACCGGTTCAAGCAGCTATGGTACATTACCTTGCCTGGTTTGATGCCGACAATTATCCTGGTAACGACTCTAAACCTGCCTAATGTGCTGAATGCCGGTTTTGACCAAATCTTTAATCTTTACAATCCTTTGGTTTATCAATCGGCTGATATTATTGACACCTATGTTTATCGGGTAGGGCTTGTGGAAAGACAATACAGTTTGGGTACGGCAGTAGGCCTGTTGCGGTCGGTAGTCGGCATTATTCTGATTCTTTCCGCGAATAAGCTGGCCCAGAAATTTACCGATTACCGTATTTTCTAA